In the genome of Myxococcales bacterium, one region contains:
- a CDS encoding protein kinase, whose protein sequence is MSAEAPAPGTIVGGKFKILRRLGVGGMGAVYEIEHVFTHHRRALKLLHREVASHPAIVERFLREASAAGRIGNPHIVETFDAGTLDSGEPYLVMELLNGQELSQLIRTRGRLPIDVLSHILRQACNGIQAAHDAGVVHRDLKPDNLFVCEREGRPFVKILDFGISKFDPTLTGDHAMTREGSVLGTPYYMPPEQVRGATDLDARADIYALGVIAYEAASGRRPFDADTLPHLALLIHEGSPTPLRELCPDAPTAFCGVVEHAMATKREARIATARALASALEPFERGEVREAYAATLLLEESALGAPAKQAGAAEISQTAILDAAPAITANAAPAITANAAPAITANAATGADSKQASGGPPSIEAGALGRTVAQTPERGRGRFIAGTVAAVMLVGFGGVYLAGVARSSSGAGPEPSSQTSTPLPEESAPSSGPEVVPSTAPETIADSAVPAPSTAAAAHPAPGTKPPLPKGSAGQTPPAAPSTKAKKTGLDENNPY, encoded by the coding sequence ATGTCCGCCGAAGCGCCGGCGCCCGGCACCATCGTTGGGGGAAAGTTCAAGATCCTGCGCCGCCTGGGTGTGGGAGGGATGGGCGCGGTCTACGAGATCGAACACGTCTTCACCCACCACCGTCGCGCGCTGAAGCTCCTGCACCGCGAGGTCGCGAGCCATCCGGCCATCGTCGAGCGCTTCCTGCGAGAAGCCTCGGCCGCCGGTCGGATCGGCAACCCCCACATCGTGGAGACGTTCGACGCCGGTACGCTGGATTCCGGCGAGCCGTATCTGGTCATGGAGCTCTTGAACGGCCAAGAGCTGTCTCAGCTGATCCGGACACGCGGGCGCCTGCCCATCGACGTCCTGTCTCACATTCTGAGGCAGGCTTGCAATGGCATCCAGGCGGCTCACGACGCGGGCGTGGTGCACCGTGATCTGAAGCCCGACAACTTGTTCGTGTGCGAGCGTGAGGGTAGGCCGTTCGTCAAGATCCTCGATTTCGGCATCTCGAAGTTCGACCCCACGCTCACGGGTGATCACGCGATGACCCGCGAGGGCTCCGTGCTCGGCACACCGTATTACATGCCGCCGGAGCAGGTGCGCGGCGCCACAGATCTCGACGCGCGCGCGGACATCTACGCGCTCGGAGTGATCGCCTACGAGGCTGCCAGCGGCCGCCGCCCGTTCGACGCCGACACCTTGCCGCACCTCGCGCTGCTCATCCACGAGGGGAGCCCCACGCCGCTGCGCGAGCTGTGTCCGGACGCACCTACGGCTTTCTGCGGCGTCGTCGAGCACGCCATGGCAACGAAGCGCGAGGCGCGCATCGCGACCGCCCGCGCGCTGGCCAGCGCGCTCGAACCCTTCGAGCGCGGCGAGGTGCGCGAGGCCTACGCGGCGACGCTCCTCCTCGAGGAGAGCGCGCTCGGAGCACCCGCAAAACAAGCTGGCGCAGCCGAGATTTCCCAGACCGCCATCCTGGACGCCGCGCCGGCGATCACGGCCAACGCCGCGCCGGCGATCACCGCCAACGCCGCGCCGGCGATCACCGCCAATGCGGCGACGGGGGCTGACAGCAAGCAGGCAAGCGGTGGGCCCCCATCCATCGAAGCGGGCGCGCTGGGCCGAACCGTCGCGCAAACACCAGAGCGAGGGCGCGGGCGCTTCATCGCAGGCACCGTCGCGGCCGTGATGCTCGTCGGCTTCGGCGGCGTGTACCTGGCCGGCGTCGCGCGAAGCTCGAGCGGCGCGGGCCCCGAACCGAGCAGCCAGACGAGCACGCCGCTGCCGGAAGAGTCAGCCCCGAGCTCCGGACCCGAAGTGGTGCCGTCCACCGCGCCAGAGACAATCGCAGACTCGGCTGTGCCTGCGCCATCCACTGCAGCTGCGGCCCACCCGGCTCCGGGTACGAAGCCACCACTGCCGAAGGGCTCGGCGGGCCAGACCCCACCCGCCGCGCCGTCCACGAAAGCCAAGAAGACCGGGCTCGACGAGAACAATCCGTATTAG
- a CDS encoding NUDIX domain-containing protein yields MEATRNSHCSHCGAQFAEGQAWPRRCPSCARFSYSNPIPVGVLLVPVATRPGLGLLLIRRAIDPGRGAFALPGGFLTTGESWQVGAVREVMEETGIELSPESVSLHAVRSTPNGAELIVFGSVPPISEAALGGFRATDETDALRVATVPEPLAFSLHTEVATAWLRVNGSG; encoded by the coding sequence ATGGAAGCAACACGGAACTCACACTGCTCCCACTGCGGAGCCCAGTTTGCCGAAGGGCAAGCCTGGCCGCGGCGGTGCCCGAGCTGCGCGCGCTTCAGCTATTCGAATCCAATCCCGGTCGGAGTGCTGCTGGTTCCGGTCGCGACGCGCCCGGGTCTCGGTCTCTTGCTCATTCGCCGCGCCATCGACCCCGGTCGAGGTGCGTTCGCCCTGCCGGGCGGCTTCCTGACCACGGGTGAGAGCTGGCAGGTCGGCGCGGTGCGAGAGGTGATGGAAGAGACGGGCATCGAGCTCTCCCCCGAGAGTGTGAGTCTTCACGCCGTCAGGAGCACACCGAACGGAGCCGAGCTGATCGTGTTCGGCAGCGTTCCGCCGATCTCCGAGGCTGCGCTCGGCGGGTTTCGTGCGACCGATGAGACCGACGCGCTCCGTGTGGCCACCGTGCCGGAGCCGCTCGCGTTCTCGCTGCACACCGAGGTCGCAACCGCTTGGTTGAGGGTGAACGGTTCGGGCTGA
- a CDS encoding amidohydrolase: protein MPTSTRVFRNASVRSGDKGDVTCAAIAWRDGRILAVGTDAEVALAAGPGAESWDVAGAAVLPGFIDAHHHPCIVALFGGVLRLTAPAVTDIPSLQRALADLSKTTAPGDWVVATEWDEINLTERRPPTREELDDAVPGHPLIAFHYTCHRAVANSRALELAGIGRDTSDPSGGEFVRGRDRLPTGLLIERGMSPVERLARASLVARDADGFMSRLAEHHRALAKAGITRVFDATVPGDLAVLYREAERRGLLSVPTVMMPVSTTGYLETPFDALDGPVTGETQGLLTVGPMKLVFDGAPGCAMCLGWIQTAGAFLRSLAQSARRGSLDTLRTMMSVEPRVGVKLRTGIQIYRQDEAREIVTAAVERGFALATHAIGNQAVELALDTYDAAGAKLGRAGVPRLEHATFLTSELVARIAGIGAAVVTQPNFMSLPAYSTAVPIPGLRNAPLRWLLDAKVLVAGSSDFPVAGFDPLAAIVAAVTRKTARGEVYEADQRIEIDEAIALYTSSAAEVTGCLAEVGTLSLGKRADLVVIDGSVATLEGLEAAKVRATVIGGEIVYGQP, encoded by the coding sequence ATGCCCACCAGCACACGGGTCTTTCGCAACGCCAGTGTCCGCTCCGGAGACAAGGGTGACGTAACCTGCGCTGCGATCGCCTGGCGTGACGGGCGCATTCTCGCCGTGGGGACGGACGCTGAGGTCGCGCTCGCAGCCGGTCCGGGTGCGGAGAGCTGGGACGTCGCGGGGGCGGCGGTTCTGCCGGGTTTCATCGATGCACACCACCACCCATGCATCGTCGCGCTGTTCGGCGGAGTGCTCAGACTGACAGCGCCTGCGGTGACCGACATCCCGAGCCTGCAGCGTGCGCTCGCCGATCTGTCAAAAACGACCGCCCCGGGCGACTGGGTGGTTGCCACGGAGTGGGACGAGATCAACCTGACCGAACGTCGTCCGCCGACGCGCGAAGAGCTGGACGATGCGGTGCCCGGGCACCCGCTGATCGCGTTTCACTACACCTGCCACCGTGCCGTGGCGAACAGCCGAGCGCTGGAGCTCGCCGGCATCGGCCGTGACACGAGCGATCCTTCCGGCGGAGAGTTCGTTCGCGGTCGCGACCGACTTCCCACCGGGCTGCTCATCGAGCGCGGCATGAGCCCCGTCGAGCGCCTGGCCCGAGCTAGCCTGGTCGCGCGCGACGCCGACGGTTTCATGTCGCGCCTGGCCGAACACCATCGCGCCCTGGCGAAAGCCGGGATTACGCGGGTCTTCGACGCGACGGTTCCGGGCGATCTGGCGGTGCTCTACCGCGAGGCGGAGCGGCGGGGCCTGCTGAGCGTGCCGACCGTGATGATGCCGGTGTCCACGACTGGCTATCTGGAGACACCCTTTGATGCGCTCGACGGGCCGGTCACCGGTGAAACCCAGGGATTGCTCACGGTCGGCCCCATGAAGCTCGTGTTCGATGGTGCACCGGGCTGCGCCATGTGTCTCGGGTGGATCCAGACCGCGGGAGCGTTCCTGCGCTCGCTGGCCCAGTCGGCGCGCCGCGGGTCTCTCGACACCCTACGGACCATGATGTCCGTCGAGCCGCGGGTCGGAGTGAAGCTGCGCACCGGGATCCAGATCTACCGGCAGGACGAGGCTCGTGAGATCGTGACGGCGGCGGTCGAGCGCGGCTTTGCCCTGGCCACTCACGCGATTGGCAATCAAGCCGTGGAGCTGGCCCTCGACACCTACGACGCCGCAGGCGCCAAGCTGGGCCGAGCCGGTGTCCCTCGGCTGGAGCACGCCACCTTTCTGACCTCCGAGTTGGTCGCGCGCATCGCGGGCATCGGCGCAGCCGTCGTGACACAGCCGAACTTCATGAGCCTGCCAGCGTATTCGACCGCAGTTCCCATTCCCGGTCTGCGCAACGCGCCGTTGCGCTGGCTGCTGGACGCGAAGGTGCTCGTCGCCGGGAGCTCGGACTTTCCCGTCGCCGGGTTCGACCCGCTCGCAGCGATCGTCGCAGCGGTTACCCGGAAGACTGCGCGAGGCGAGGTCTACGAGGCGGATCAGCGGATCGAGATCGATGAAGCGATTGCGCTCTACACGAGCTCGGCCGCCGAGGTCACTGGCTGCTTGGCGGAGGTGGGCACGCTCAGTCTCGGAAAACGCGCCGATCTGGTGGTGATTGACGGGTCGGTCGCGACCCTCGAAGGCCTCGAGGCCGCGAAGGTTCGTGCGACCGTCATCGGGGGCGAAATCGTGTACGGGCAGCCGTAG
- a CDS encoding putative metal-binding motif-containing protein — MTKRSWAGRGLILIGVAAAGAYGCGGSDDAGLNNKGGTGGSGTGGAAGAGASGGGGTNAGGSGGAAGGGATGGVAGAGASGGAGGGGGSGGVAGTGATGGGDAGGDAACPDADKDGVTTCANDCDDNDPTSYPGASEICGDNKDNDCDKQIDQGCSAIGTWVSAAIGNDSNPGTQAKPLLTIGKALQNAQTLKTAGVPNVAVYVGEGHYTEKVALIENIDILGGYQCATGNCTWNRDAKTYDSAIFAADALGVTADVSISRLTLVQGVRLMGQNGGGTGNGRAAVTLQGGSPTLQGNKIFGPNVTSGGYPQGRSHAIAIFAATGMNATGPLIDGNEITGGQATQAAAAVIMESPGTTAKAFAEIVRNKITGGTGGSAAGVTTWASGAGTRIENNDIFAGVANTNSAFGVSGGGTFLLNANRINVGGTSSCAAASTSYCGGVDSESSNATITNNVIFGINAGRSVGIRLMEAEVPAGVAIINGNTIDGGGPTASAANSRSAAIVVGIGTCNTCGFKGINGRIRNNILLGGKAAARFGLYEDAPTGKQAHPEALQNNFFFNGPPAGAGDGLYRFFNGSAQTLITAIAGVNGITQITSNGSNQAADPKVDNTFHLNNSSPCINAGTINESPPKDLDGENRPKGSAIDVGADEAG; from the coding sequence ATGACGAAGCGAAGCTGGGCGGGGCGCGGACTCATTTTGATCGGTGTGGCGGCGGCAGGCGCCTACGGCTGCGGGGGCAGTGATGATGCCGGCCTGAACAACAAGGGTGGAACGGGCGGCAGCGGGACCGGCGGCGCGGCGGGCGCCGGAGCAAGCGGCGGCGGCGGAACCAACGCAGGAGGCTCGGGAGGTGCGGCAGGCGGCGGCGCGACCGGAGGTGTGGCGGGCGCCGGAGCAAGCGGCGGTGCCGGCGGCGGTGGCGGCAGCGGCGGTGTGGCGGGCACCGGGGCCACGGGCGGAGGAGACGCTGGTGGAGATGCCGCGTGTCCCGACGCCGACAAGGATGGCGTCACCACCTGCGCCAATGACTGTGATGACAACGACCCGACCAGCTACCCCGGAGCCAGCGAGATCTGCGGCGACAACAAGGACAACGACTGCGACAAACAGATCGATCAAGGCTGCAGCGCCATCGGCACCTGGGTCTCGGCGGCGATCGGCAACGACAGCAACCCGGGCACTCAGGCCAAACCACTTCTGACGATCGGCAAGGCGTTGCAGAACGCGCAGACGCTCAAGACGGCCGGTGTTCCGAACGTCGCGGTGTACGTCGGTGAGGGTCACTACACCGAGAAGGTCGCGCTGATCGAGAACATCGACATCCTGGGCGGCTACCAGTGCGCGACGGGCAACTGCACCTGGAACCGCGATGCAAAGACCTACGACAGCGCCATCTTCGCCGCCGACGCGCTGGGAGTCACCGCTGACGTGAGCATCTCGCGGCTGACGCTGGTTCAAGGCGTGCGTTTGATGGGACAGAACGGCGGCGGCACGGGCAATGGGCGCGCCGCGGTCACTTTGCAGGGCGGGTCGCCGACGCTCCAGGGCAACAAGATCTTCGGCCCGAACGTGACCTCCGGGGGTTATCCCCAAGGACGCTCTCACGCCATTGCCATCTTTGCGGCGACGGGCATGAACGCGACGGGCCCGCTGATCGACGGCAACGAGATCACGGGCGGTCAAGCCACACAGGCGGCCGCTGCCGTCATCATGGAATCGCCCGGGACCACCGCCAAAGCGTTCGCCGAGATCGTGCGCAACAAGATCACGGGCGGAACGGGAGGCTCAGCGGCCGGCGTCACCACCTGGGCGAGCGGTGCCGGCACTCGCATCGAGAACAACGACATCTTCGCGGGCGTCGCCAACACCAACTCGGCGTTCGGTGTGTCGGGCGGTGGCACCTTCCTCTTGAACGCGAACCGCATCAACGTGGGTGGCACCAGCAGCTGCGCCGCGGCGAGCACGAGCTACTGCGGCGGCGTGGACTCGGAGAGCTCGAACGCCACCATCACCAACAACGTCATCTTTGGCATCAACGCTGGGCGCAGTGTTGGCATTCGGCTGATGGAAGCGGAGGTACCCGCTGGCGTCGCCATCATCAATGGCAACACCATCGACGGCGGGGGCCCCACCGCGTCCGCGGCCAACTCACGCAGCGCAGCCATCGTCGTGGGGATCGGCACCTGCAACACCTGCGGTTTCAAGGGCATCAACGGGCGCATCCGCAACAACATCTTGCTTGGAGGCAAGGCGGCCGCTCGTTTTGGCCTCTACGAAGACGCGCCCACCGGCAAACAGGCGCACCCCGAAGCGCTGCAGAACAACTTCTTCTTCAACGGTCCGCCCGCGGGCGCGGGCGACGGCCTCTACCGCTTCTTCAACGGCAGCGCGCAGACGCTGATCACGGCAATCGCCGGCGTGAACGGCATCACGCAGATCACCTCCAACGGTTCCAATCAGGCCGCAGACCCCAAGGTCGACAACACCTTCCACCTGAACAACTCTTCGCCTTGCATCAACGCCGGAACCATCAACGAATCCCCGCCGAAGGACCTGGACGGGGAAAATCGCCCCAAGGGCTCGGCCATCGACGTCGGGGCAGACGAAGCGGGTTGA
- a CDS encoding YkgJ family cysteine cluster protein, whose amino-acid sequence MGESQDHELVPLDCRTCGICCRDASDGRVGVSAEDLVRWKREGRRDIVDALVPGHFGVMAFPSRPSGACVHQGTPDNPNDCSIYETRAEPCRQVQRGDRECLAYRRVFFAAPK is encoded by the coding sequence ATGGGGGAGAGCCAAGATCACGAGCTCGTGCCGCTCGACTGCCGGACCTGCGGGATCTGCTGCCGGGACGCATCGGATGGGCGGGTCGGGGTCAGCGCCGAAGATCTCGTGCGCTGGAAGCGCGAAGGAAGACGCGACATCGTCGACGCGCTCGTGCCGGGTCACTTCGGCGTGATGGCCTTTCCGTCTCGACCGAGTGGAGCCTGTGTGCACCAGGGAACGCCGGACAATCCCAACGACTGCTCGATCTACGAGACCCGCGCGGAGCCCTGTCGACAGGTCCAGCGTGGTGATCGGGAGTGCCTCGCCTATCGCCGCGTCTTCTTCGCTGCTCCGAAGTAG
- a CDS encoding PEGA domain-containing protein yields MRTSSGVAGGYFRALPLVVATLLAPSVLLHAAPLRAQAATDAKTEARDRFGRGLRLFNDGDNAGALAEFRRAHELSPHPVVAYNIGLVYAAMGRAVEAVATLDEVIRSPGSLPAEKLERAKSMRDEQAQRIAELEIKVDVEGAEVDIDGVRLPTSSSSQSIKVTGGSRVVGVTAPGHIPERREVSLAGGTKKTLSFTLRPFEGRLAQLTVKSSILGAAVVVDGKLAGTTPLPAPLVLAPGKHSVVLQRPGYVAATQSVELGEAVKGEVLLEPGVDPTTLTSAAGVLALDLSEPDCNFSVDGKPQGKYSAGLRVPAGPHALLVERDGFEPVRRRVEVALGGTTTVRVVLEPTAEYRQRYERKAGLFKTWGWVGVLSGAVVTGASAGFLLWNQSKKDGFIDEGNAWQADIDLARAGTVTRCHASDLKVGPAECNRRKNLALDDYDKARARDVYGWLGVGVGSAVLVTGAVLLITGDDADRYTHERPELVRLRIRPTFALGNGSGNLGIAGSF; encoded by the coding sequence GTGCGAACTTCGAGCGGGGTAGCGGGCGGATATTTTCGCGCGCTGCCCCTCGTGGTCGCCACCCTCCTCGCACCCAGTGTGTTGCTCCACGCAGCGCCACTTCGCGCACAGGCTGCCACCGACGCCAAGACCGAGGCCCGCGACCGCTTCGGGCGAGGCCTGCGTCTGTTCAACGACGGGGACAACGCCGGCGCGCTCGCGGAGTTTCGCCGCGCACACGAGCTGTCGCCTCACCCGGTCGTCGCCTACAACATCGGCTTGGTCTACGCGGCGATGGGCCGCGCCGTCGAGGCCGTGGCCACGCTCGACGAGGTCATCCGGAGTCCGGGCAGCCTCCCGGCGGAGAAGCTCGAACGTGCGAAGAGCATGCGCGACGAACAAGCGCAGCGGATTGCCGAGCTCGAGATCAAGGTCGACGTCGAAGGCGCGGAGGTCGACATCGACGGAGTGCGGCTACCCACGAGTAGCTCTTCGCAATCCATCAAGGTCACGGGCGGCTCCCGCGTCGTCGGCGTCACCGCGCCGGGACACATCCCGGAACGCCGAGAGGTCAGCCTCGCGGGCGGTACAAAGAAGACCTTGAGCTTCACGTTGCGCCCGTTCGAAGGACGACTCGCCCAGCTCACCGTGAAATCAAGCATCCTTGGCGCCGCCGTGGTCGTGGACGGAAAACTCGCCGGCACGACTCCGTTGCCCGCGCCGCTCGTCTTGGCTCCGGGCAAACACAGCGTGGTGTTGCAGCGCCCCGGCTACGTCGCGGCGACCCAGTCGGTCGAGCTGGGCGAGGCGGTGAAGGGGGAGGTGCTGCTCGAGCCCGGCGTGGATCCCACGACCCTGACCAGCGCCGCGGGCGTGCTCGCGCTGGACTTGAGTGAACCCGACTGCAATTTCAGCGTCGATGGCAAGCCGCAAGGAAAGTACAGCGCCGGACTGCGAGTGCCGGCGGGGCCTCACGCGCTCCTGGTGGAGCGCGATGGGTTCGAGCCGGTGCGGCGCCGCGTCGAGGTTGCGCTGGGTGGCACCACCACCGTGCGCGTGGTGCTCGAGCCAACGGCGGAGTATCGCCAACGCTACGAGCGCAAGGCAGGGTTGTTCAAGACCTGGGGCTGGGTGGGGGTGCTGAGCGGCGCCGTGGTCACCGGCGCAAGCGCCGGTTTCTTGCTCTGGAACCAGAGCAAGAAGGACGGGTTCATCGACGAAGGCAACGCTTGGCAGGCCGACATCGACCTCGCCAGAGCGGGGACGGTGACCCGGTGCCATGCCTCGGATCTGAAAGTCGGGCCCGCGGAGTGCAACCGGCGAAAGAACCTCGCCCTCGACGACTACGACAAAGCCAGAGCGCGCGACGTGTACGGTTGGCTCGGTGTTGGCGTCGGTTCGGCGGTCCTGGTGACCGGCGCGGTTCTGCTCATCACCGGCGACGACGCCGATCGTTACACTCACGAACGACCCGAGCTCGTCCGCCTCCGCATCCGGCCCACGTTCGCGCTCGGTAACGGGTCCGGCAACCTGGGAATTGCCGGAAGCTTCTGA
- a CDS encoding radical SAM protein yields MPNPSPPRRLKWLEISADYSCNNRCIGCFSVSDTGPRMSTQEVVRELLRGRQRGATSLWLGGGEPTLRKDSFAVVKKARELGYTRIKLQTNGMLLAYPEVSQRYVSAGLTEVSFAIKGATAETHDRLTRTPGCHELMLRAIAELKQHGLPMAGDLLIYASNLAELPEMVRAYAALGLSHFNVWCFSAVDQGDRDLSAQIPRLAEVVSGVVAAMNANPSVSLTSLHTPPCVVPQSHARCLFHAADLDLFVANPGGYGFMLEESAIEGGNFLPRCDSCAERARCGGLRRDYLAAFGDDEFQPR; encoded by the coding sequence ATGCCGAATCCCTCGCCACCGAGACGGCTAAAGTGGTTGGAGATCTCGGCGGACTACTCGTGCAACAACCGCTGCATCGGGTGTTTCAGCGTGTCGGACACGGGCCCACGCATGAGCACACAGGAGGTCGTGCGTGAGCTCTTGCGCGGACGGCAGCGTGGCGCCACATCCCTCTGGCTCGGGGGTGGCGAACCCACACTGCGCAAGGACTCATTCGCCGTCGTGAAGAAGGCTCGGGAGCTCGGTTACACCCGCATCAAGCTCCAGACCAACGGCATGCTGCTCGCTTACCCCGAGGTCAGCCAACGCTACGTCAGCGCCGGCCTGACGGAGGTGAGCTTCGCCATCAAGGGCGCAACGGCCGAAACCCACGACCGCCTCACGCGGACCCCTGGCTGTCACGAGCTCATGCTGCGCGCAATCGCCGAGCTCAAACAGCACGGGCTGCCGATGGCCGGCGATCTCCTGATCTACGCGAGCAACCTGGCAGAGCTGCCGGAGATGGTGCGCGCGTACGCCGCACTTGGGCTGTCGCATTTCAACGTCTGGTGTTTCTCCGCAGTCGATCAGGGAGACCGAGATCTCTCGGCTCAAATCCCTCGGCTCGCTGAGGTCGTGTCTGGCGTCGTCGCAGCCATGAACGCAAACCCGAGCGTCTCCCTCACCTCGCTGCACACCCCACCGTGCGTCGTGCCCCAGAGCCACGCGCGCTGCCTGTTCCACGCCGCGGACCTCGATCTCTTCGTCGCCAACCCCGGTGGCTACGGCTTCATGCTGGAAGAGTCGGCCATCGAGGGCGGCAACTTCCTGCCGCGTTGTGACTCCTGCGCTGAGAGAGCGCGCTGTGGAGGGCTCCGGCGGGACTACCTGGCGGCCTTCGGCGACGACGAGTTCCAGCCCCGCTGA